A genomic stretch from Desulfotignum balticum DSM 7044 includes:
- a CDS encoding DNA methyltransferase, protein MKTVSAKIPISDVVLDESIYPRETIDHRRIAVFEENIRDGFEFDPIEVQVWPDPDNPAKVRYRILDGRHRWGAYKKTGATHIEVVIITLDQVEPILYAAQMAIGPKQLTEAETRNTARRAFQSNPRLTSSEIGRAIGRSRQAVDKYISDLRATAVFDLELKIFRLHQLGIPQDRIAKRLGVIQQRISRHLLKMPGLAKRVNTDLSKGFTVPQVAQKHGWPQSLVWSQALVKADDFDRFKALQWGIRTWDVWNFTECDPRFGDDWPGRIPAQLVAHILYFFSEPGDLVLDPMAGGGVCADTCLAMGRRCWSLDMDDRPETRPEIEPWFWDPEQEWDTRPFFNTREKPVLIIFDPPYFDKKADAYAEKSISGLSKTAYLAFLERFLLFLKQIARKDARLAFINADWRDFQNCPAKKEDQGQAILLTDYYEMFKNTGWTLTHLIQAPMSSERFNCGVVSAMQKKKILGVTSRYVMVLK, encoded by the coding sequence ATGAAAACTGTTTCTGCTAAAATTCCGATTTCCGATGTTGTCCTGGATGAATCCATTTATCCCAGGGAAACGATTGATCACCGGCGCATTGCCGTTTTTGAAGAAAATATCCGGGATGGGTTTGAGTTTGACCCCATCGAGGTACAGGTATGGCCGGACCCCGACAATCCGGCAAAGGTCAGGTACCGGATCCTGGATGGGCGCCACCGGTGGGGCGCGTATAAAAAAACGGGTGCCACCCACATCGAGGTGGTGATTATCACCCTGGACCAGGTGGAACCGATCCTGTATGCGGCCCAAATGGCCATCGGGCCCAAGCAGCTGACGGAAGCTGAAACACGCAATACGGCCCGCCGTGCGTTTCAAAGCAATCCCCGGCTGACTTCTTCTGAAATCGGACGGGCCATTGGCAGATCCAGGCAGGCGGTTGACAAATATATCTCAGATTTAAGGGCCACGGCTGTTTTTGATCTTGAATTAAAGATTTTCCGGTTACATCAACTGGGAATTCCCCAGGACAGGATTGCCAAGAGACTGGGGGTGATCCAGCAGAGGATTTCACGGCATTTACTCAAAATGCCAGGATTGGCAAAACGTGTAAACACCGATTTATCGAAGGGTTTTACCGTCCCGCAGGTGGCGCAAAAGCACGGCTGGCCTCAATCTCTGGTTTGGTCACAGGCCCTGGTAAAAGCCGATGATTTTGACCGGTTCAAGGCACTTCAATGGGGAATTCGGACCTGGGATGTGTGGAATTTCACGGAATGTGACCCCCGGTTCGGCGATGACTGGCCCGGCCGGATCCCGGCCCAGCTGGTGGCGCATATCCTGTATTTTTTCTCAGAGCCCGGTGATCTGGTGCTGGATCCCATGGCCGGGGGCGGGGTGTGTGCTGATACCTGCCTTGCCATGGGCCGGCGATGCTGGAGCCTGGACATGGATGACCGGCCCGAGACCAGGCCTGAGATCGAGCCCTGGTTCTGGGACCCGGAACAGGAATGGGACACCCGGCCGTTTTTCAATACCAGGGAAAAGCCCGTCCTGATCATTTTCGATCCCCCTTATTTTGATAAAAAAGCGGACGCGTATGCAGAAAAGAGCATTTCCGGGTTGTCTAAAACAGCGTATCTCGCCTTTTTAGAGCGGTTTTTGCTTTTTTTAAAACAGATCGCCAGGAAAGATGCCCGGCTGGCGTTTATCAATGCAGACTGGCGGGATTTTCAGAACTGCCCGGCAAAAAAAGAGGATCAGGGCCAGGCGATTTTACTGACCGATTATTATGAGATGTTTAAAAACACGGGCTGGACCCTGACCCATCTCATCCAGGCGCCCATGTCTTCGGAGCGGTTTAACTGCGGGGTGGTGTCTGCCATGCAGAAAAAAAAGATCCTCGGGGTCACCAGCCGGTATGTGATGGTTTTAAAATAA
- a CDS encoding aminopeptidase yields MKKMSDEIFTAPDNFEIDGYLQSSFGMFHGRMTRVKIWFSPGVK; encoded by the coding sequence ATGAAAAAAATGTCTGATGAGATTTTCACGGCCCCAGACAATTTTGAGATCGACGGCTATCTCCAGTCCAGCTTCGGGATGTTCCATGGCAGAATGACCCGGGTGAAAATCTGGTTTTCCCCCGGCGTTAAATGA
- a CDS encoding methyltransferase, with product MKALPNITESYKQIWRISMGPVAAKLMMSALELRLFNHLQSFCSADDVARRLGTHKDNTRRFLDALATIDLVEKKNRLYRNLPAAQTFLVDTAPAFIGGLLRISGQMSIDPLEDLLQYVQKGPLPGDPGRDFSSEALWAQMTRDSAPWVLGETGEKIAGILSRLPGFASFEKMLDLGGGHGLFAVYIVNAHPAMQGVVFDRAAVTEVARTFIDQYGMTGRVTVAAGDYLSDDIGDGYDLVWASATLNFAKFDMDPLITKIHAALKPGGYFASFQDGLTHEHTKPEIMLGHLADAMRTNIDFSLDQGFVAEAMIRCGFQSVRSMTIETPMCPMDLDIARKAAKD from the coding sequence ATGAAAGCATTGCCGAATATAACAGAATCCTATAAGCAGATCTGGCGGATTTCCATGGGACCGGTTGCTGCAAAGCTCATGATGTCGGCTTTGGAGTTGCGGTTGTTTAACCACCTGCAATCATTTTGTTCCGCAGATGATGTGGCCCGCCGACTTGGCACCCACAAAGACAACACCCGCCGGTTCCTGGATGCCCTGGCCACCATTGATCTGGTGGAAAAAAAAAACCGGTTGTACCGCAATCTTCCGGCAGCGCAGACGTTTCTCGTGGATACTGCGCCGGCCTTTATCGGCGGGCTGTTGCGCATATCCGGACAAATGAGTATCGATCCTCTTGAGGATCTTTTGCAATACGTTCAAAAGGGACCGCTGCCCGGTGACCCCGGCAGGGATTTCAGCTCCGAAGCGCTCTGGGCACAAATGACCCGGGACAGTGCGCCCTGGGTGCTCGGGGAAACAGGAGAGAAGATTGCTGGAATTCTCAGCAGGCTGCCCGGGTTTGCCTCCTTTGAAAAAATGCTGGACCTGGGGGGCGGGCACGGCCTTTTTGCAGTTTACATCGTGAATGCCCATCCGGCCATGCAGGGGGTGGTCTTTGACCGTGCTGCAGTCACCGAGGTGGCCCGGACATTCATCGATCAATACGGAATGACCGGCCGGGTTACCGTTGCCGCCGGTGATTACCTGTCCGATGATATCGGAGACGGGTATGACCTTGTCTGGGCCAGTGCCACCCTGAATTTTGCCAAATTCGACATGGATCCCCTCATCACCAAAATTCATGCCGCCCTCAAACCCGGCGGCTATTTTGCCAGTTTCCAGGACGGCCTGACCCATGAGCACACAAAACCCGAAATCATGCTGGGCCATCTGGCCGATGCCATGCGCACCAATATCGATTTTTCCCTGGACCAGGGATTTGTGGCCGAAGCCATGATCCGGTGCGGATTCCAATCGGTGCGGTCCATGACCATAGAGACCCCCATGTGCCCCATGGACCTGGACATCGCCCGCAAAGCCGCCAAGGATTAA
- a CDS encoding AraC family transcriptional regulator, which translates to MKNHEIFSDGGVSMIDQYRRHHENLEVFVESTPVQWDNSAHLRLELSPRTGTGWMEMWQLHNGLTIGLCDYQLNQPLEACYTDKTATLGFRMSISGEFHFSIPEIAVEDTVKDGDLWLCSGSIGPILYTHPAGRVMKGFSIELPPWMAEACLKDKSRMTNSTKGSPMLGRRPAFKRLSQGSPSFMNTFTRLLAIRKDTLRGRLQFESLVLDLLSRIFSLDFFAQNPASTPNSQMWSAIDEAVDILKQECVDPPTIPALAKRVAINECYLKAGFRRRAGTTIGEYVRKLRMEKALGLMESGGCSILEAALSVGYANPSHFSAAFKKHYGCLPSRLLK; encoded by the coding sequence GTGAAAAATCACGAAATATTTTCTGACGGCGGCGTATCGATGATCGACCAATACCGCCGACACCACGAGAATTTGGAGGTGTTTGTTGAATCCACCCCGGTTCAGTGGGACAACAGCGCCCATTTGCGCCTGGAACTCTCCCCCCGCACCGGTACCGGCTGGATGGAAATGTGGCAGCTGCACAACGGCCTGACAATCGGTCTTTGTGATTACCAGCTCAATCAACCGCTTGAAGCCTGTTATACCGATAAAACAGCGACACTTGGATTCAGAATGTCCATTTCCGGGGAGTTTCATTTCTCCATTCCGGAAATAGCGGTGGAGGACACGGTAAAGGACGGCGATCTGTGGCTGTGCAGCGGCAGTATCGGCCCCATCCTCTATACACATCCGGCCGGGCGTGTGATGAAAGGGTTTTCCATTGAATTGCCTCCCTGGATGGCGGAAGCATGCCTGAAAGACAAATCCCGTATGACAAACAGCACCAAGGGATCGCCCATGCTTGGCCGCCGGCCGGCTTTCAAAAGGCTGTCACAAGGCAGTCCCTCTTTCATGAATACGTTTACCCGGTTGCTGGCAATCAGAAAAGATACACTTCGCGGCAGACTGCAGTTCGAATCCCTCGTACTTGACCTGCTTTCCCGGATTTTTTCCCTGGATTTTTTTGCACAAAATCCTGCATCCACCCCAAATTCTCAAATGTGGTCCGCCATCGACGAGGCAGTGGATATCCTGAAACAAGAATGTGTGGATCCACCGACCATTCCAGCACTGGCCAAACGGGTGGCCATCAACGAATGCTACCTGAAAGCCGGATTCCGGCGCCGGGCCGGGACGACCATTGGTGAATATGTGCGCAAACTGCGCATGGAAAAGGCCCTGGGTTTGATGGAATCCGGCGGATGTTCCATTCTCGAGGCTGCCCTGTCCGTGGGGTATGCCAATCCCAGCCACTTCAGCGCCGCCTTTAAAAAACACTACGGCTGCCTGCCTTCCCGCCTTCTGAAATAA
- a CDS encoding TonB-dependent receptor → MKYQRRACNPRQLQPVIFSSIFLAFLLTWLLIPISARAQEEHVQETITVTAQKHEEDVQDVPMSISVLNTQHIEDLNIESISELSDFVPNLTMFNNGAPGFDTPSIRGLHAFLDSGTVSTGLFVDGVPILAVAGFEDTFLDIERVEVLRGPQGTLYGKNTEAGVINIITRQPNNEFRGKVAGEYGEDNKQKVNCNLAGPIMQDTLFFSLAGQHYSKDGYIENILTGETANDRENWYGKGSLRWTPTEDLDISLLFSGITYNNAAQDMSLSKAYAAMFGIPDPSTRQIMANHQGYTDAESHTQSLKINYDITDTLKLTSITSNRTFDNDNHYDWDFSSMTYQHSKDKSNYNKISQELRLDNAGKRLNWLVGLYYDKDDNDTLVDLDSGAGFSPYNDSNTQGEAYALFGQARYALFEKLGFTAGLRYEKQDMEFTDNRTGSFLEESWSALSPKVALDYAITSDTNTYASVTKGYRSGGFNAYANDPAYTSYDEENLWSYEVGVKTHALNNRLTVNAAVFYMNISDMQVNEAISATETYITNAAEASGYGGEIEVVGTPMDGVTINAGIGYANLEFDQHRDLTGDYSGNKISYSPEYTYNLGAQYRSPAGFYLRCDLIGVGKTYLDSSNDASRDAYEIVNAKIGWEWETFDIYLYGKNLFDEEYNSYDYAGGYYTVYSDPRELGATVVYRF, encoded by the coding sequence ATGAAATATCAACGCCGTGCATGTAACCCCAGACAACTACAGCCCGTTATTTTTAGCAGTATTTTCCTGGCCTTCTTGCTGACCTGGCTGCTGATACCAATCAGCGCCCGGGCCCAAGAAGAGCATGTTCAGGAGACCATTACCGTTACTGCCCAGAAGCATGAAGAAGATGTTCAGGACGTGCCCATGAGCATCAGTGTGCTCAATACCCAGCACATTGAAGATCTGAACATTGAATCTATCTCCGAATTAAGTGATTTTGTGCCCAACCTGACCATGTTCAACAACGGCGCTCCAGGCTTTGACACCCCTTCCATTCGAGGTCTTCATGCCTTTTTGGACTCAGGAACCGTCTCCACAGGTCTCTTTGTGGATGGCGTTCCCATTCTCGCAGTCGCAGGTTTTGAGGATACCTTTCTGGATATCGAACGGGTGGAAGTCCTGCGTGGTCCCCAGGGCACTTTATACGGCAAAAATACGGAGGCAGGGGTCATCAATATCATCACCCGGCAGCCGAACAATGAGTTTCGCGGTAAAGTCGCAGGAGAGTATGGGGAAGACAATAAACAAAAAGTCAACTGCAATCTGGCAGGCCCCATCATGCAGGACACCTTGTTTTTCAGTCTTGCAGGACAGCATTACAGCAAAGACGGATATATCGAAAATATCCTGACCGGTGAGACAGCCAACGACAGGGAAAACTGGTACGGCAAAGGCTCCCTGCGCTGGACCCCCACGGAGGACCTGGACATCTCCCTGCTCTTCTCAGGTATCACCTATAACAACGCGGCCCAGGATATGTCCCTTTCCAAAGCCTATGCCGCCATGTTCGGCATACCAGACCCTTCAACGCGCCAGATCATGGCCAACCATCAGGGTTACACCGATGCCGAATCCCACACCCAGTCATTGAAAATCAACTATGACATCACCGATACCCTGAAACTGACCTCCATTACTTCAAACCGGACCTTTGATAACGACAATCATTATGACTGGGACTTTTCGTCCATGACCTATCAGCACAGCAAAGATAAAAGTAATTACAACAAAATTTCCCAGGAGTTGCGGCTGGACAATGCAGGCAAACGCCTTAACTGGCTTGTCGGGCTCTATTACGACAAGGATGACAACGATACGCTTGTGGATCTGGATTCCGGTGCGGGGTTCTCACCGTACAATGACAGTAACACTCAAGGAGAGGCTTATGCCCTGTTCGGCCAGGCAAGATATGCCCTTTTTGAAAAATTAGGTTTCACAGCAGGATTGCGCTATGAAAAACAGGACATGGAATTCACGGACAATCGTACAGGAAGCTTTCTGGAAGAGTCCTGGAGTGCACTGTCTCCCAAAGTGGCATTGGATTATGCCATTACCTCGGATACCAACACCTATGCCTCTGTTACAAAGGGCTATCGTTCCGGCGGGTTCAATGCCTATGCCAACGACCCCGCCTACACAAGCTATGATGAAGAAAATCTGTGGTCCTATGAAGTGGGCGTAAAAACGCACGCTTTAAACAATCGCCTGACGGTGAATGCGGCGGTATTTTATATGAATATTTCAGACATGCAGGTCAATGAAGCTATCTCCGCCACCGAGACTTATATTACCAATGCCGCCGAAGCATCGGGATATGGCGGGGAGATCGAGGTGGTTGGCACCCCCATGGACGGCGTCACCATCAATGCAGGCATAGGTTATGCAAATCTTGAATTTGACCAGCACAGGGATCTTACCGGCGATTACTCTGGAAATAAAATTTCTTACTCACCTGAATATACCTATAACTTAGGCGCCCAGTACAGAAGCCCGGCAGGCTTTTACCTGCGCTGCGACTTGATCGGTGTCGGAAAAACCTATCTGGATTCAAGCAACGACGCTTCCCGTGACGCCTATGAAATTGTCAATGCGAAGATCGGCTGGGAGTGGGAAACCTTTGACATCTACCTATACGGTAAAAACCTCTTTGATGAAGAGTACAACTCCTACGACTATGCGGGCGGGTATTACACCGTCTACAGCGATCCAAGAGAGCTTGGCGCCACAGTGGTCTACCGGTTTTAA
- a CDS encoding DUF4198 domain-containing protein, translated as MKKVLCGLFLAIGMATSAQAHSLWINVFESHAHQPPHALVSLGWGHVLPMDDILNSPGGRIGLEQFELIDPALAKTGLIRPEPDSGEPVQTSGGFDLFAGDMALQKVALKKGAANGVYQFSAASVPSFFTQYIDQAGKPRMQMKPRNEISGIKEVLVSVKYQAFAKSFLTVGGWQDPEPLGHDLEIIPRTDLSSLRAGDLVEVTVLFHGKPLTATAKSIEYITAHSSSFGQSEGFSLFSYIIDGNAQFRVQSSGQWMISVSHKDDVTPDGPLKDLIGKADQVYQGASLTFTVK; from the coding sequence ATGAAAAAGGTTTTATGCGGTTTATTTTTGGCAATTGGTATGGCCACATCGGCCCAGGCCCACTCTCTGTGGATCAACGTTTTTGAATCCCATGCGCATCAGCCGCCCCACGCTCTGGTCTCCCTGGGCTGGGGGCATGTTCTGCCCATGGATGACATCCTCAACTCCCCCGGCGGCAGGATCGGCCTGGAGCAGTTCGAACTGATCGACCCGGCCCTGGCGAAAACCGGCCTGATCCGGCCGGAACCTGATTCCGGCGAACCTGTGCAGACCTCCGGCGGTTTTGATCTGTTTGCCGGGGACATGGCCTTGCAGAAAGTGGCCTTGAAAAAAGGGGCTGCCAATGGGGTGTATCAGTTCAGTGCAGCGTCTGTGCCGTCTTTCTTTACCCAGTATATCGACCAGGCGGGCAAACCCCGCATGCAGATGAAACCGCGCAACGAGATTTCCGGCATCAAAGAGGTGCTGGTGTCCGTCAAATATCAGGCCTTTGCCAAGTCCTTTCTGACCGTGGGCGGGTGGCAGGATCCAGAGCCCCTGGGCCATGACCTGGAGATCATCCCCCGCACCGACCTGAGCAGTCTGCGCGCCGGCGACCTGGTGGAAGTGACGGTGCTGTTCCACGGCAAGCCGCTCACCGCCACGGCAAAAAGCATCGAATACATCACGGCCCACAGCAGCAGTTTCGGCCAGAGCGAAGGATTTTCCCTGTTTTCCTACATCATCGACGGAAACGCACAATTTCGCGTCCAAAGTTCCGGACAATGGATGATCAGCGTCAGCCACAAGGATGACGTGACCCCGGACGGGCCGCTCAAGGACCTGATCGGCAAGGCCGACCAGGTATACCAGGGCGCAAGTCTGACTTTCACGGTAAAATAA
- a CDS encoding outer membrane lipoprotein-sorting protein: MTQKLERLVIITILAAFCLNPFPVQARELTGKDVMVLAYDRPDGEDRRSVLTMTLINKRGSERVRQVESFSKDYGRDKKSVMVFREPADVRGTAYLSWEYDDPDREDDKWLYMPALKKVRRISGSSRNDYFMGSDFTYDDMGKRNVEKDTHTLLGEEIAMGHDCWKVASVPVDPQEIYTRRVLWVSRTAHMVVQAEYFDKDGLVKVYRALDLRQHQGFWTLFRSEMDNVSRDHKTVMSMASVQYDTGIEDGLFQVSTIQRGRIR, translated from the coding sequence ATGACACAGAAACTGGAACGACTGGTGATAATTACCATTCTCGCGGCTTTCTGCCTGAACCCTTTTCCGGTTCAGGCCCGGGAACTCACCGGCAAAGACGTCATGGTCCTGGCTTACGACCGTCCGGACGGCGAAGACCGCCGGTCTGTTCTGACCATGACCCTGATCAACAAGCGGGGCAGTGAGCGGGTGCGCCAGGTGGAAAGCTTTTCCAAAGATTACGGCCGGGACAAAAAATCGGTGATGGTTTTCAGGGAACCGGCGGATGTCCGGGGAACCGCGTACCTGTCCTGGGAGTATGATGACCCGGACCGGGAGGATGACAAATGGCTGTACATGCCGGCCCTGAAAAAGGTCCGCCGCATCAGCGGATCATCCCGCAACGACTATTTCATGGGCTCGGATTTCACGTATGACGATATGGGTAAGCGCAACGTGGAAAAAGACACCCATACCCTTCTGGGGGAAGAGATAGCCATGGGGCATGACTGCTGGAAGGTGGCGTCGGTCCCTGTGGATCCGCAGGAAATATACACGCGCAGGGTTCTGTGGGTGAGCCGGACGGCACACATGGTTGTCCAGGCCGAATATTTTGACAAGGACGGCCTGGTGAAAGTTTACAGGGCGCTGGACCTCCGGCAGCACCAGGGATTCTGGACCCTGTTCCGCTCGGAGATGGACAATGTCTCACGGGACCACAAGACGGTAATGAGCATGGCATCCGTGCAGTATGATACCGGCATTGAAGACGGGCTCTTCCAGGTGTCCACCATCCAGCGGGGCCGCATCAGATAG
- a CDS encoding DUF1302 family protein: MRLSLIIILVLVAGLPAFGQAAGRPETGSGTAEWTRRLSFSGLLETIHSVRVQEPRDTLTSRARMRLELGVDLDSIYGFVSADAEKNRILSSETGTGIHEAWLEHVGNGWDVRIGRQTIIWGKADGVQITDIISPPDYTESVTRTLDEIRMPVDAVKLRFLGRWVDTELIWIPVFRAAVLPTGNNPWAVDQSLPQDMRVSSECSDEPGRFLADSEVALKVSAYLPGWDMAASVFYTRDDFPAMHRDVRVREEVLCVAYAPKHHRMTVFGLEVSRPWSDFVFRSEAACYLGRYFEPASVFGNPVQKDSLKWLGGVDWTPGSDWTITAQLIGEHLFGHTQSLSQPATGYLATLNISRKLLNQTLTLSNMLFYNMNQGDFFDQVKADYAVTDALHFLVGADLFDGCRDGQYGRYKDNTQAWIRVKYSF, encoded by the coding sequence ATGCGGCTGTCCCTGATCATCATCCTGGTGCTTGTCGCCGGCCTGCCGGCTTTTGGACAGGCGGCGGGACGGCCAGAGACGGGCAGCGGGACGGCGGAATGGACCCGGCGGCTGTCCTTTTCCGGGCTTCTGGAAACCATCCATTCCGTGCGGGTGCAGGAACCCCGTGACACGCTGACATCCCGGGCCAGAATGCGCCTGGAACTGGGGGTGGATCTGGATTCTATCTATGGATTTGTTTCCGCGGATGCAGAAAAAAACCGGATCCTGTCTTCAGAGACCGGGACCGGGATACACGAAGCCTGGCTGGAGCATGTGGGCAACGGATGGGATGTGCGCATCGGACGGCAAACCATCATCTGGGGCAAGGCGGACGGGGTGCAGATCACCGATATCATATCCCCGCCGGATTATACTGAATCCGTGACCCGGACCCTGGATGAAATCCGCATGCCCGTGGATGCCGTCAAATTGCGGTTCCTGGGCCGATGGGTTGATACGGAGCTGATCTGGATACCGGTTTTCAGAGCAGCGGTGCTGCCCACAGGGAACAATCCCTGGGCTGTTGACCAGAGCCTGCCGCAGGATATGCGGGTATCCTCGGAATGTTCTGACGAACCCGGACGTTTTCTTGCAGACAGCGAGGTGGCCCTGAAGGTTTCCGCCTATCTTCCGGGCTGGGATATGGCTGCATCAGTTTTTTATACCCGGGATGATTTCCCTGCCATGCACCGGGATGTCAGGGTCCGGGAGGAGGTGCTCTGCGTGGCATATGCGCCGAAACACCACCGCATGACCGTCTTCGGCCTGGAGGTTTCCCGGCCCTGGTCCGATTTCGTGTTCCGAAGCGAAGCTGCCTGTTACCTGGGCCGGTATTTTGAACCGGCTTCTGTTTTCGGAAACCCGGTGCAAAAGGACAGCCTCAAGTGGCTGGGCGGCGTGGACTGGACACCGGGCAGCGACTGGACCATCACGGCCCAGCTGATCGGGGAGCATCTGTTCGGTCACACCCAAAGTCTGAGTCAACCGGCAACCGGTTACCTGGCCACGCTGAACATATCCAGAAAGCTGCTGAACCAGACCCTGACCCTGTCCAACATGCTTTTCTACAACATGAACCAGGGGGATTTCTTTGACCAGGTCAAGGCGGATTACGCGGTGACGGATGCGCTCCATTTTCTGGTGGGGGCGGATCTCTTCGACGGCTGCCGCGACGGACAATACGGCAGGTACAAGGACAACACCCAGGCGTGGATCAGGGTGAAGTACAGTTTTTAA